A stretch of the Kroppenstedtia eburnea genome encodes the following:
- a CDS encoding dihydroorotase — protein MKTLLLKNGQLLDFDTGDMLTADVSIRDGKVDRIGRDLPGEADQVLDLAGKLVIPGLIDLHIHLREPGFEEKETIATGTRAAARGGYTAVACMPNTRPVTDTPAGVRQILEINEREGCGVRVLPIAAITKTSAGEELTDMAGLKEAGALAVSDDGVGVQSPRMMKVAMRRAAALDLPVVAHCEEEDLLVPGACVHDGAFARRHDLPGIPGEAESIHVGRDLLLAEDTGVHYHVCHISAESSLRLVREAKARGQRVTAEVTPHHLLLCEEDIPGPDPLFKMNPPLRSPRDREALIEGLKDGTIDFIATDHAPHTAEEKRREIREAPFGIVGLETAFPLLYTHLVLTGELTLAQLVERMTRFPARAFGLPWGVLEEGGIADLTVMDLAAERVIDPQEFASKGKNTPFTGWKAKGWPVLTLVAGRIIHEDTKLGHLN, from the coding sequence ATGAAAACTCTGCTTTTGAAAAACGGTCAGCTGCTGGACTTTGACACCGGCGACATGTTAACCGCCGATGTGAGTATCCGGGACGGAAAGGTGGACCGAATCGGACGGGATCTTCCCGGGGAAGCCGATCAGGTGCTGGATCTGGCAGGCAAGCTGGTGATCCCGGGTCTGATCGATCTGCATATTCATCTGCGGGAGCCCGGCTTTGAGGAAAAAGAGACGATCGCCACCGGTACCCGGGCGGCGGCACGGGGAGGATACACCGCTGTCGCCTGCATGCCCAACACCCGCCCGGTGACGGACACTCCCGCTGGAGTCCGGCAGATTCTGGAGATCAATGAGCGGGAGGGGTGCGGGGTGCGCGTGTTGCCCATCGCCGCCATCACCAAAACCTCCGCCGGGGAGGAGTTGACCGATATGGCCGGGCTGAAGGAAGCGGGGGCGCTGGCGGTCTCCGACGATGGTGTGGGGGTGCAGAGCCCGCGGATGATGAAGGTGGCGATGCGCCGTGCCGCCGCCCTCGATCTTCCGGTGGTGGCCCACTGTGAAGAGGAAGATTTGCTGGTACCCGGGGCTTGTGTCCATGACGGGGCCTTCGCCCGCCGCCACGATCTGCCCGGGATTCCGGGGGAGGCGGAATCGATCCATGTGGGCCGGGATCTCCTGCTGGCGGAAGATACCGGGGTTCATTACCACGTCTGTCATATCAGTGCGGAGTCTTCCCTCCGGCTGGTGCGGGAAGCCAAAGCCCGGGGACAGCGGGTGACCGCCGAAGTGACGCCTCACCATCTGCTGTTGTGCGAGGAAGACATTCCGGGGCCGGATCCGCTGTTCAAGATGAATCCGCCGCTCCGTTCCCCCCGGGACCGGGAAGCCTTGATCGAAGGCTTGAAGGACGGGACCATCGATTTTATCGCCACCGACCATGCCCCCCATACGGCGGAGGAGAAAAGGAGAGAGATCCGGGAGGCCCCCTTTGGGATCGTGGGTCTGGAGACCGCTTTTCCCCTGCTGTACACCCACCTGGTGCTGACCGGTGAGCTGACCCTGGCTCAGCTGGTGGAGCGGATGACCCGCTTCCCGGCCCGTGCCTTCGGCCTCCCCTGGGGTGTGTTGGAAGAAGGGGGCATCGCCGATCTGACGGTGATGGATCTGGCGGCGGAGCGTGTCATCGACCCGCAAGAGTTTGCTTCCAAGGGGAAAAACACCCCCTTCACCGGATGGAAGGCGAAGGGGTGGCCGGTGCTGACCTTGGTGGCGGGGCGGATCATCCACGAAGATACCAAGTTGGGGCATCTGAATTGA
- the uraA gene encoding uracil permease, translating to MKNMVLDVHEKPKAWKWIALSLQHLFAMFGSTILVPLLTGLEPAVALLSSGVGTIAYLIITRGKIPAYLGSSFAFIVPIISVSKTEGMGAALFGCFLAGIVYGVVALIITRFGSGWLHQMLPPVVIGSVVIVIGLSLAGTAVDMASTHQITQPLPDSVKEFQALPGKVESIDEQAGTVTLKVYSLQHFGVALVTLAIAVIANLFLRGFLNLIPVLLGVVGGYLTALAAGLVDLTPVREASWFALPQFTTPEVSWTAALVILPVALVTLAEHIGHLMVTSGIMDRDLTKDPGLHRSLLGDGVATSIASLFGGPPNTTYGENIGVMAITRIFSVWVIGGAAVIAISFSFIGKLSALISTIPTPVMGGVSILLFGIIASAGLRMLVENRTDFDDKRNLVIASVVLVIGVGGAALKFAGLNFEVEGMALATLTGILLNLILPRSIEDTGKPEAATPAA from the coding sequence ATGAAAAACATGGTTCTCGATGTACACGAAAAACCAAAAGCATGGAAATGGATCGCCCTCAGCCTCCAGCACCTGTTCGCCATGTTCGGTTCGACGATCCTGGTCCCGCTGCTGACCGGACTGGAGCCGGCAGTGGCCCTGTTGTCCAGCGGAGTGGGGACCATCGCCTACCTGATCATCACCCGGGGGAAAATCCCGGCCTACCTGGGCTCATCCTTCGCCTTTATCGTTCCGATCATCAGTGTTTCAAAAACCGAGGGGATGGGAGCCGCCCTCTTCGGATGTTTCCTGGCCGGGATTGTCTACGGAGTGGTGGCCCTGATCATCACCCGTTTCGGATCCGGCTGGTTGCATCAGATGTTGCCGCCGGTGGTGATCGGTTCGGTGGTGATTGTGATCGGCTTGTCTCTGGCGGGAACCGCCGTCGATATGGCCAGCACCCATCAGATCACCCAACCGTTGCCGGACAGCGTCAAGGAGTTCCAAGCCCTTCCCGGCAAGGTGGAGAGCATCGATGAACAGGCGGGCACCGTCACACTGAAAGTATACTCTCTGCAACACTTCGGTGTGGCACTGGTCACCCTGGCGATTGCGGTGATCGCCAATCTGTTCTTGCGGGGATTTCTCAATCTGATCCCGGTTCTGCTGGGGGTTGTTGGAGGTTATCTCACCGCCCTGGCCGCCGGGTTGGTGGATCTCACCCCTGTCCGGGAAGCATCCTGGTTCGCCTTGCCGCAATTTACGACACCGGAAGTCTCCTGGACGGCAGCCCTGGTGATCCTCCCTGTCGCTTTGGTGACCCTGGCGGAACACATCGGTCACCTGATGGTCACCAGCGGCATCATGGACCGGGATTTGACCAAAGATCCGGGATTGCACCGCTCCTTGCTGGGCGACGGCGTGGCCACCTCCATCGCCTCTCTGTTCGGCGGGCCGCCCAACACCACCTACGGGGAGAATATCGGGGTGATGGCCATCACCCGCATCTTCAGTGTCTGGGTGATCGGGGGGGCGGCGGTGATCGCCATCAGCTTCTCCTTCATCGGAAAATTGTCCGCCCTGATCTCCACCATTCCCACCCCGGTGATGGGCGGTGTCTCCATCCTCCTCTTCGGCATCATCGCCTCTGCCGGTCTGCGGATGCTGGTGGAAAACCGGACGGACTTCGATGATAAACGAAATCTGGTGATCGCCTCGGTGGTCCTCGTCATCGGTGTCGGCGGGGCGGCCCTCAAGTTTGCCGGTCTCAACTTTGAGGTGGAGGGGATGGCCCTGGCCACCCTCACCGGGATTTTGCTCAACCTGATCCTGCCCCGTTCCATCGAAGACACAGGGAAACCGGAGGCGGCCACTCCGGCTGCCTGA
- a CDS encoding aspartate carbamoyltransferase catalytic subunit: MIETRTRTGHLIDTDQLSREEMEALFERAGAIRRSPDSHRGRYEGRFAANLFFEPSTRTRLSFEVAERKLGMEVLRLDEGSSSSVKGESFYDTLRTLSSVGVEVAVIRHTGGGLLAEMAGRSPGIALVNGGEGEGGHPTQALLDLFTLHRHFGTLSGLRVAIVGDLRHSRVARSNLQALQEFGARPVLSGPEPMRDPALEKDFPYLPMDEALRQADAVMMLRIQLERHREKLITSPADYRRQFGLTPERLERMPAHGVILHPGPVNRGVEIDGELVEHPRSKIFEQMENGVWIRMAVLERAIEGGL, encoded by the coding sequence ATGATTGAAACCCGTACCCGAACCGGCCACCTGATCGACACCGACCAACTGTCCCGGGAGGAGATGGAGGCGTTGTTTGAACGGGCGGGCGCCATCCGCCGGTCTCCCGATTCCCACAGGGGGCGCTATGAGGGGCGGTTTGCCGCCAACCTCTTTTTCGAGCCCAGCACGCGGACACGCCTCTCCTTTGAAGTGGCGGAGCGGAAGCTGGGGATGGAGGTGTTGCGCCTGGATGAAGGCAGCTCCAGTTCAGTCAAAGGGGAATCTTTCTATGACACCCTTCGCACCTTGTCCTCTGTCGGGGTGGAGGTGGCGGTCATCCGTCACACCGGCGGGGGATTGCTGGCGGAGATGGCGGGCCGCTCCCCGGGGATCGCCCTGGTGAATGGAGGGGAAGGGGAGGGTGGCCATCCCACCCAGGCGCTCCTGGATCTGTTCACCCTCCACCGGCACTTTGGAACGTTGTCCGGTCTGCGAGTGGCGATCGTGGGGGATTTGCGCCACAGCCGGGTGGCCCGGTCCAACCTGCAGGCGCTGCAGGAGTTTGGCGCCCGGCCGGTGTTGAGCGGTCCGGAGCCGATGCGGGATCCGGCGTTGGAGAAGGATTTCCCTTATCTGCCGATGGATGAGGCGCTCCGGCAAGCCGATGCGGTGATGATGCTGCGGATTCAGCTGGAGCGGCACCGGGAAAAACTGATCACCTCACCGGCGGATTACCGCAGACAATTCGGCCTCACCCCGGAACGGTTGGAGAGGATGCCCGCTCACGGAGTGATCCTCCACCCCGGTCCCGTCAACCGGGGCGTGGAAATCGACGGGGAACTGGTGGAGCATCCTAGGTCCAAGATTTTTGAGCAGATGGAAAACGGTGTCTGGATCCGGATGGCGGTATTGGAACGGGCTATCGAGGGAGGATTGTAA
- the carB gene encoding carbamoyl-phosphate synthase large subunit: MPKDQSLKKIMVIGSGPIVIGQAAEFDYAGTQACQSLREEGVEVVLVNSNPATIMTDTDVADKVYIEPMTPEFLTQVIRKERPDGLLPTLGGQTGLNLAVELAEAGVLEREGVRLLGTDLRAITCAEDREQFRSLMREIGEPVPESEIVHSVEEAVRFAERTGYPVIVRPAYTLGGTGGGIAETEAELRETVDNGIHHSPIGQCLIEQSIAGFKEVEYEVMRDAADHAIVVCNMENFDPVGVHTGDSIVFAPSQTLSDREHQMLRNSALKMIRALDIRGGCNVQFALDPDSFQYYVIEVNPRVSRSSALASKATGVPIARISTKIAMGYHLDEIPNPVTEQTRALFEPALDYVVTKIPRWPFDKFAGANRKLGTQMKATGEVMAIGRTLEESLLKAVRSLEIGLDHLQPPEAVEIPVEELQKRLAVPDDERLYLVAEWFRRGGSMEEAHALTRIDPFFLGKMEGIIRLEQALSAMKTWDSTLIKQAKRSGLTDATIARLTGREESEVRRRRQEAGLHPVYKMVDTCAAEFEAATPYYYSTYEQEDEVAATDRPRVVVLGSGPIRIGQGVEFDYATVHAIQAIRTAGMEAVIINNNPETVSTDFNISDRLYFEPLYTEDVLNIIEKERPLGVVVQFGGQTSLNLARDLKEHGVPLLGTDLEAIDRAEDRKKFERLLGEVGIPQPPGTAVTSGEAALSAARELGFPVLVRPSYVLGGRAMEIVYSESELKNYMDEAVKLNPSHPVLIDRYLQGREIEVDAISDGDRVLIPGIMEHIERAGVHSGDSIAVYPPPSLTAEQKQRLVSMTTELARALQIRGLINIQFVLHDEEIYVLEVNPRSSRTVPFLSKVTGIPMARAATRIMLGESLAEQGYPEGLWPERGETAVKVPVFSFAKLRRVDVTLGPEMKSTGEVMGRDRDYARAVYKGLLAAGISLPRFGTVVATISDKEKEESVPLFRRFHRLGYRIIATSGTAELLEAAGLPVERVNKLRDGSPHILDRIRQGKVDLVVNTWTRGKTPERDGFRIRREAVEHGIACLTSLDTVEALLSTLDSIYMTAEPMGHPVKEIRGKQVTV; the protein is encoded by the coding sequence ATGCCTAAAGATCAGTCGCTGAAAAAAATTATGGTGATCGGCTCCGGACCGATCGTGATCGGTCAGGCGGCGGAATTTGACTATGCCGGAACCCAGGCTTGCCAATCCCTGAGAGAAGAGGGAGTGGAGGTGGTCCTGGTCAACAGCAATCCGGCCACGATCATGACGGACACCGATGTGGCGGACAAGGTCTATATCGAACCGATGACTCCCGAGTTCCTCACCCAAGTGATCCGCAAGGAACGTCCCGACGGTCTGTTACCCACCCTGGGTGGCCAGACGGGTCTCAATCTGGCGGTGGAACTGGCAGAGGCCGGTGTCCTGGAGCGGGAAGGGGTGCGCCTGTTGGGAACCGACCTGCGTGCCATCACCTGCGCCGAGGACCGGGAGCAGTTTCGCAGCCTGATGCGGGAGATCGGGGAACCGGTTCCGGAGAGTGAGATTGTCCATTCCGTGGAGGAGGCGGTCCGGTTTGCCGAGAGGACCGGCTACCCGGTGATCGTTCGCCCCGCCTATACACTGGGCGGCACCGGCGGCGGAATCGCGGAGACGGAAGCGGAGCTCCGGGAAACGGTGGACAACGGAATCCACCACAGTCCCATCGGACAATGTCTGATCGAGCAGAGCATCGCCGGGTTCAAGGAAGTGGAGTACGAGGTGATGCGGGATGCGGCGGACCATGCCATCGTGGTTTGCAATATGGAGAATTTCGATCCCGTCGGGGTGCATACAGGGGACAGCATCGTTTTTGCCCCCAGTCAAACCCTGTCCGACCGGGAGCACCAGATGCTCCGCAACTCCGCCCTGAAGATGATCCGCGCCCTGGATATTCGCGGCGGGTGCAATGTGCAGTTTGCCCTCGATCCGGACAGCTTTCAGTATTATGTGATTGAAGTCAATCCCCGGGTGAGCCGTTCCAGCGCCCTGGCCTCCAAGGCGACAGGGGTTCCCATCGCCCGGATCTCCACCAAAATCGCCATGGGCTACCACTTGGACGAGATTCCCAACCCGGTGACGGAACAAACCCGGGCCCTTTTTGAACCGGCACTGGATTACGTGGTCACCAAGATTCCCCGCTGGCCCTTTGACAAGTTTGCGGGGGCCAACCGGAAACTGGGGACGCAGATGAAGGCCACGGGAGAAGTGATGGCCATCGGGCGGACCCTGGAAGAGTCCCTGTTGAAGGCGGTCCGCTCCCTGGAGATCGGACTGGATCACTTGCAACCTCCGGAGGCGGTGGAGATCCCGGTGGAAGAGTTGCAAAAACGCCTGGCCGTCCCCGATGATGAGCGGCTGTATCTGGTGGCGGAATGGTTCCGCCGGGGCGGCTCCATGGAAGAGGCTCACGCCTTGACCCGGATCGATCCCTTTTTCCTGGGGAAGATGGAGGGGATCATCCGTCTGGAGCAGGCACTGTCAGCGATGAAAACCTGGGATTCGACCCTGATCAAGCAGGCGAAGCGAAGCGGCCTGACCGATGCGACCATCGCCCGGCTGACCGGTCGGGAGGAGTCTGAAGTGCGGAGGCGGAGACAGGAAGCGGGCCTCCACCCCGTCTACAAAATGGTGGATACTTGTGCCGCAGAGTTTGAGGCAGCCACCCCTTACTATTACTCCACCTATGAGCAGGAGGATGAGGTGGCGGCCACCGACCGCCCCCGGGTGGTGGTGCTCGGATCAGGTCCGATCCGCATCGGACAGGGGGTGGAATTTGATTATGCCACCGTCCACGCCATCCAGGCCATCCGGACTGCCGGCATGGAGGCCGTCATCATCAATAACAATCCGGAGACGGTTTCCACGGATTTCAATATTTCCGACCGTCTCTACTTTGAACCTTTGTATACCGAAGACGTCCTCAACATCATCGAGAAAGAACGGCCCCTGGGGGTGGTGGTCCAGTTCGGCGGGCAGACCTCCCTCAACCTGGCCCGGGATTTGAAAGAGCACGGGGTACCGCTCTTGGGAACCGATCTGGAGGCGATTGACCGGGCCGAGGATCGGAAAAAGTTTGAGCGGTTGCTGGGGGAAGTGGGGATTCCGCAGCCGCCGGGAACGGCGGTCACCTCCGGGGAGGCGGCTCTGTCGGCGGCCCGGGAGCTGGGCTTTCCCGTCCTGGTCCGACCCTCCTATGTGTTGGGGGGACGGGCGATGGAAATCGTCTACAGTGAGAGCGAACTGAAAAACTACATGGATGAGGCGGTCAAACTCAATCCCAGCCACCCGGTCCTGATCGACCGCTACCTTCAGGGAAGGGAGATCGAAGTGGATGCCATCTCCGACGGGGATCGGGTCCTGATTCCGGGAATCATGGAACACATCGAGCGGGCGGGGGTCCACTCCGGAGATTCCATCGCGGTCTATCCGCCCCCTTCGCTCACAGCGGAACAGAAACAGCGATTGGTAAGCATGACGACGGAGCTGGCCCGGGCCCTGCAGATCCGGGGGCTGATCAATATTCAGTTCGTCCTGCATGACGAGGAGATTTACGTCCTGGAGGTCAACCCCCGCTCCTCCCGAACTGTCCCTTTCCTCAGTAAAGTGACGGGGATCCCGATGGCACGGGCCGCCACCCGGATCATGCTGGGAGAATCCCTGGCGGAGCAGGGTTACCCGGAGGGATTGTGGCCGGAGAGGGGAGAGACGGCGGTGAAGGTGCCGGTCTTCTCCTTTGCCAAACTGCGCCGGGTGGATGTCACCCTGGGTCCCGAAATGAAGTCGACAGGTGAAGTGATGGGGCGGGACCGGGATTATGCCCGGGCGGTCTACAAGGGATTGTTGGCGGCGGGGATCTCCCTGCCCCGGTTTGGTACCGTGGTCGCCACCATCAGCGACAAAGAAAAAGAGGAATCGGTCCCTCTCTTCCGCCGTTTCCACAGGCTGGGGTACCGGATCATCGCCACCAGCGGCACGGCGGAACTTCTGGAAGCCGCCGGTCTGCCGGTGGAGCGGGTGAACAAGTTGAGGGATGGCTCACCCCACATCCTGGATCGGATCCGGCAGGGAAAGGTGGATCTGGTTGTCAATACCTGGACCCGGGGAAAAACACCGGAACGGGACGGGTTCCGGATTCGGCGGGAGGCGGTGGAGCACGGTATCGCCTGTCTCACATCCCTGGATACGGTGGAGGCTCTCCTTTCCACCCTGGACTCCATCTATATGACAGCGGAGCCGATGGGTCACCCGGTGAAAGAAATCCGTGGGAAGCAGGTGACAGTATGA
- a CDS encoding carbamoyl phosphate synthase small subunit → MEARLLLEDGTRLEGEAFGAESSKLGEVVFSTGMTGYQEVLTDASGYGQIVTMTYPLIGNSGINRHDLEARQSFIHGLVVREHATSPNHRQSEGSLDRWLKECGIPGIAGVDTRMLTRKIRAVGTMKGILSTTGAPWDALAEKLEAGSLLRDQVARVSTGTIHSSPGSGPRVVLMDFGAKYGIQRELIRRGCDVVVVPWDTPAEEMDRLGPDGILLSNGPGNPKDIPEAIATVGCLLHRHPLFGIGLGHQLFALAAGADTEKMKFGHRGSNHPVKDLTTGRTWITSQNHGYTVRIDSLAQTDLTVTHIALNDGTCEGLAHPHLPAFSVQYHPEAAPGPHDSGELFDRFLASLHRNQEGTAHA, encoded by the coding sequence ATGGAGGCCAGATTGTTGTTGGAGGATGGCACGCGCCTGGAGGGGGAAGCCTTCGGAGCGGAGAGTTCGAAGCTGGGAGAAGTGGTGTTCAGCACGGGGATGACCGGGTATCAGGAAGTGTTGACAGATGCCTCCGGTTACGGACAAATCGTCACCATGACCTATCCCTTGATCGGAAACAGCGGCATCAACCGGCACGATCTCGAAGCCCGGCAGTCCTTCATCCATGGACTGGTGGTACGGGAGCATGCCACATCCCCCAACCACCGGCAGAGTGAAGGGAGCCTCGACCGTTGGCTGAAAGAGTGCGGCATTCCCGGGATCGCCGGCGTGGATACCCGGATGCTGACCCGGAAAATCCGGGCCGTCGGTACGATGAAAGGGATCCTGTCCACGACGGGAGCCCCCTGGGATGCCCTGGCCGAAAAGCTGGAAGCCGGCTCCCTGTTGCGGGACCAGGTGGCCCGGGTCAGCACCGGGACCATCCATTCCTCACCGGGATCCGGCCCCCGGGTGGTTCTGATGGACTTCGGGGCCAAATACGGGATCCAGCGGGAGCTGATCCGCCGGGGTTGCGATGTGGTGGTGGTGCCCTGGGACACCCCGGCGGAGGAGATGGACCGTCTCGGTCCCGACGGGATTCTCCTTTCCAACGGACCCGGCAATCCCAAGGATATTCCGGAGGCGATCGCCACCGTGGGCTGCTTGTTGCATCGCCACCCCTTGTTTGGAATCGGCCTGGGCCATCAGCTGTTCGCCCTGGCCGCCGGCGCGGACACGGAGAAGATGAAGTTTGGGCACCGGGGTTCCAACCATCCCGTCAAAGACCTCACGACAGGACGGACCTGGATCACCTCCCAGAACCACGGGTATACGGTGCGTATCGACTCTCTGGCTCAGACGGACCTCACCGTGACCCACATCGCACTGAACGATGGCACCTGTGAGGGTCTGGCCCATCCGCACCTTCCGGCCTTCTCGGTCCAGTACCATCCGGAAGCCGCACCGGGACCCCACGATTCCGGGGAACTTTTTGACCGGTTTTTGGCATCGTTACATCGGAACCAGGAGGGGACGGCACATGCCTAA
- the pyrF gene encoding orotidine-5'-phosphate decarboxylase — MIGPSERKAASRAIIALDFPSPLEAEPFLARWGGREKPFVKVGMQLFYAAGPVWVKGLVEAGYPVFLDLKLHDIPHTVAGAVSSLTRLGVRLLTLHASGGRAMMEAAREAVEAASGPEPLRLLAVTQLTSTDQRMMNEELGISGPVRESVLNLAHLARRSGIDGVVCSGEEAAWIKAQVSGELLTVTPGIRLEGQERGDQKRVMTPEAAVRGGADLLVVGRPIIRSADPVATYEAIVEQIQWKERGHHG, encoded by the coding sequence ATGATCGGTCCCAGCGAAAGGAAAGCCGCTTCCCGGGCGATCATCGCCTTGGACTTTCCCTCACCCTTGGAGGCGGAGCCTTTTCTCGCCCGGTGGGGGGGAAGGGAAAAACCTTTCGTCAAGGTGGGGATGCAGCTCTTTTACGCGGCGGGTCCGGTCTGGGTGAAGGGGCTGGTGGAAGCGGGCTACCCGGTTTTTCTCGACCTGAAACTGCATGACATTCCCCATACGGTGGCCGGAGCCGTCAGCTCCCTCACCCGACTGGGAGTTCGCCTGCTCACCCTTCACGCCTCCGGCGGCCGGGCGATGATGGAAGCGGCCCGGGAGGCGGTGGAAGCTGCCTCCGGTCCGGAGCCTCTCCGACTGTTGGCGGTCACTCAATTGACCAGTACCGATCAACGGATGATGAATGAAGAGCTGGGCATTTCCGGCCCGGTGCGGGAATCCGTCCTCAACCTGGCCCATCTCGCCCGCCGTTCCGGGATCGACGGGGTGGTCTGCTCCGGGGAGGAGGCGGCTTGGATCAAGGCACAGGTTTCCGGGGAGCTGTTGACCGTCACCCCCGGTATCCGGCTGGAAGGACAGGAGCGGGGGGATCAAAAACGGGTGATGACCCCGGAGGCGGCGGTCCGCGGTGGAGCCGATCTGTTGGTGGTGGGGCGGCCCATCATCCGGTCCGCCGATCCGGTGGCCACCTATGAAGCGATTGTGGAACAGATCCAATGGAAGGAGAGGGGTCACCATGGATAA